In a genomic window of Helianthus annuus cultivar XRQ/B chromosome 10, HanXRQr2.0-SUNRISE, whole genome shotgun sequence:
- the LOC110882129 gene encoding costars family protein At4g33640, which produces MDVDQEIQHLREEIKRLGHKQTDGSYKVTFGVLFNDDRCANIFEALVGTLRAAKRRKVLTYDGELLLQGVHDNVEIVLKSSA; this is translated from the exons ATGGACGTCGATCAAGAAATTCAGCATCTCAGAGAAGAAATCAAACGTCTTGGCCACAAACAAACCGATGGATCTTACAAG GTGACATTCGGGGTGCTGTTCAACGACGATAGGTGTGCTAACATCTTTGAGGCACTAGTAGGAACGCTAAGGGCGGCCAAGCGGCGCAAGGTGTTGACATATGATGGTGAGTTACTGCTACAAGGTGTGCATGATAATGTTGAAATTGTACTCAAATCATCCGCCTGA
- the LOC110882075 gene encoding uncharacterized protein LOC110882075: MSSIAREIQPMIESNPDMPIHAIQSPLLRKHQLEISLHKVFRAKRITTTKIYGDYQEQYALLRSYCDELLKVNPGSTIKIDVEPCGNSASPTRQFRRVYFCFASMMRGFKMIGRPLLGVDGCFMKGPYPGQILSAVGIDGNNSIYPVCYALVEAETTQTWKWFLQLLRDDLGCTADSCFTFISDRQKGLIPAMLAVFPNGEHRFCLRHIHENMKSKWHGDLYKNLLWSAGRKTSIPYFNKAMEEIKTTERAMYDWLNEIPFTAWSRAYFSGRAKCDMLLNNICEVFNRQIVGARDKSIITCLEFIREYMTKRIVNVNKLQAKCTGPLTPHATEVFDEIKKQAAEMSVLMVDSDKYQVTGPRSQCVVNVKHKTCACRKWDLTGMPCKHAVAAIWDMSRNNIDAGIPEEWVDDVYWLSTWKKVYQNVIEPINGSEMWTPLECPTTLIPPKHHTQVGRPKKKRKKAFGEKELEQEFDKGGKMTRKGSSIKCGKCGNMGHNVRSCKGQGGEQSTASQESHTTTQGAPVYNLDE, encoded by the exons ATGAGTTCGATTGCCAGAGAGATTCAACCTATGATTGAAAGCAATCCAGACATGCCAATTCATGCAATCCAAAGTCCACTGCTTCGGAAGCATCAACTTGAAATATCACTCCATAAGGTCTTCAGAGCCAAGAGGATAACAACTACGAAGATTTATGGTGATTACCAAGAACAGTATGCTTTGCTAAGGTCATATTGTGATGAACTTCTAAAAGTCAACCCAGGTAGTACAATTAAAATTGATGTGGAGCCATGTGGGAACTCAGCTAGTCCTACAAGGCAGTTTCGAAGGGTTTATTTTTGTTTCGCCTCTATGATGAGAGGATTTAAGATGATTGGAAGACCATTGTTGGGTGTGGATGGTTGTTTCATGAAAGGTCCATATCCTGGACAGATCTTGAGTGCTGTTGGTATTGATGGAAATAACAGCATATATCCAGTTTGTTATGCCCTTGTTGAGGCAGAAACAACACAAACCTGGAAATGGTTTTTGCAACTGTTGAGAGATGACCTAGGGTGTACGGCTGACTCTTGTTTCACCTTCATCAGTGACAGACAAAAG GGTCTGATTCCTGCTATGCTAGCTGTTTTTCCTAATGGTGAGCACAGATTTTGTTTGAGGCACATCCATGAGAACATGAAATCCAAGTGGCATGGAGATCTTTACAAGAATTTGCTTTGGTCAGCCGGAAGGAAGACATCCATTCCATACTTTAACAAAGCTATGGAAGAAATTAAGACAACAGAACGAGCTATGTATGACTGGCTGAATGAGATCCCATTCACCGCTTGGTCAAGAGCATATTTTTCTGGAAGAGCTAAATGTGATATGTTGCTGAACAACATTTGTGAGGTTTTTAACCGACAAATCGTAGGAGCAAGGGACAAGTCGATTATCACATGCCTAGAATTCATTCGGGAGTACATGACCAAGAGGATAGTTAATGTCAACAAATTGCAAGCAAAGTGTACGGGGCCACTGACGCCTCATGCAACTGAGGTGTTCGATGAGATCAAGAAACAGGCTGCTGAAATGTCTGTTCTCATGGTTGATTCAGACAAGTATCAAGTAACAGGTCCGAGATCACAGTGTGTTGTGAATGTCAAACATAAAACTTGTGCATGCAGGAAGTGGGATTTGACAGGGATGCCTTGCAAACATGCAGTTGCAGCCATATGGGATATGTCAAGGAATAACATTGATGCTGGCATACCAGAAGAGTGGGTGGATGATGTGTATTGGCTGTCAACATGGAAGAAAGTCTATCAAAATGTGATAGAGCCAATCAACGGGTCGGAGATGTGGACTCCTTTAGAGTGTCCAACAACACTCATCCCACCGAAGCATCATACACAAGTTGGAAGGCctaagaagaaaagaaagaaggcaTTTGGTGAAAAAGAGCTTGAGCAGGAGTTCGACAAAGGAGGTAAAATGACCAGAAAGGGAAGTAGCATCAAGTGTGGTAAATGCGGGAACATGGGTCACAATGTCAGGAGCTGCAAAGGACAAGGTGGTGAACAATCAACTGCTTCACAGGAATCACACACTACAACTCAAGGTGCACCAGTTTACAATCTTGATGAGTGA
- the LOC110885331 gene encoding GATA transcription factor 24 isoform X1 yields the protein MSETNTNNHHHSSIYESVNLQPANLHHHHHHHQHQHHQHHNNNDVVVQEDDDVAGGAEESIDNPSQIRYDPHHHNNQQQHHGLQEGGMEDMRVTDAEIHPLYVPDAEMHPVSAGGGAAAGVDQLTLSFQGEVYVFDAVSPEKVQAVLLLLGGYEVPTGAPTLGMPPQNHRGLTEFPARSSQPQRAASLSRFREKRKERCFDKKIRYSVRKEVALRMQRKKGQFTSSKAVSDEAGTATSDWNGGPAQDEETICRHCGISSKATPMMRRGPSGPRTLCNACGLKWANKGVLRDLNKVSASGAPDPTGKSIEQSDVEANETDAVNVNAMIMASNGDGSAVAPER from the exons ATGTCGGAAACCAACACGAACAACCACCATCATTCATCAATCTACGAATCCGTAAACCTACAACCAGCtaatctccaccaccaccaccaccatcatcaacatcaacatcatcaacaccacaataACAACGATGTGGTTGTTCAAGAAGACGATGATGTTGCAGGTGGTGCTGAAGAGTCCATAGATAACCCTAGCCAGATCCGTTACGATCCTCATCATCATAATAATCAGCAGCAGCATCATGGTTTGCAGGAAGGTGGAATGGAGGATATGAGGGTTACGGATGCTGAAATTCACCCCTTGTATGTTCCGGATGCTGAGATGCATCCGGTTAGTGCTGGTGGTGGAGCTGCTGCTGGTGTTGATCAGCTTACACTGTCGTTTCAAGGGGAAGTTTATGTTTTTGATGCTGTTTCGCCCGAAAAG GTGCAAGCTGTGTTGTTGCTATTGGGTGGGTATGAGGTACCAACTGGTGCTCCGACTTTGGGGATGCCTCCTCAAAACCACAGG GGTTTGACTGAATTCCCTGCAAGATCAAGTCAACCACAACGGGCTGCTTCATTGAGTCGGTTCAGAGAAAAGCGAAAAGAAAGATGCTTTGATAAGAAAATCCGTTATAGCGTGCGGAAGGAAGTTGCTCTTAG AATGCAGCGGAAGAAGGGTCAGTTTACATCATCCAAGGCAGTCTCTGATGAAGCAGGTACAGCTACTTCAGATTGGAACGGCGGTCCTGCCCAGGATGAAGAAACAAT ATGTAGACACTGTGGAATCAGCTCAAAGGCTACTCCAATGATGCGTCGTGGGCCTTCTGGCCCGAGAACATTGTGCAATGCATGCGGACTCAAATGGGCCAACAAG GGAGTTCTACGAGACCTTAACAAGGTTTCAGCATCAGGAGCTCCAGACCCTACTGGAAAGTCTATAGAGCAG AGTGACGTGGAAGCAAATGAGACAGATGCTGTAAATGTGAATGCTATGATAATGGCCTCTAATGGAGACGGTTCAGCTGTGGCACCTGAAAGGTAG
- the LOC110885332 gene encoding beta-ureidopropionase, with translation MEKKEEIVNNKNGNSEESSQTLTPTTDGSICGFQSLHRLLESSLSPQVFKEVSRLLIGLNCGKALEPLTVVETAKDLSSQHDFDIQAFKFNAEKELLREPRIVRVGLIQNSIALPTTAPFLDQKKAIFQKLKPIIDATGASGVNILCLQEAWMMPFAFCTREKRWCEFAEPADGESTQFLQGFARKYNMVIVNPILERDLKHGETIWNTAVIIGNNGNIIGKHRKNHIPRVGDFNESTYYMEGNTGHPVFETAYGKIGVNICYGRHHPLNWLAFGLNGAEIVFNPSATVGELSEPMWPIEARNAAIANSYFVGSINRVGTEVFPNPFTSGDGKPQHADFGHFYGSSHVSAPDASCTPSLSRNKDGLLISDMDLNLCRQLKDKWGFRMTARYELYADMLSRYVKPDFEPQVVSDPLLPKNHL, from the exons ATGGAAAAGAAGGAAGAAATCGTAAATAATAAAAATGGAAATTCAGAAGAATCAtcacaaaccctaaccccaacaACAGACGGTTCGATTTGTGGATTTCAATCTCTTCATCGCCTCCTTGAATCGTCTCTCTCTCCGCAAGTTTTCAAG GAAGTCAGCCGCTTGCTTATTGGACTGAATTGTGGAAAAGCACTTGAGCCCTTGACAGTAGTAGAAACCGCCAAAGATTTGTCCTCACAACATGATTTCGATATTCAG GCATTCAAATTTAACGCTGAAAAGGAATTACTAAGAGAACCGCGTATAGTGCGTGTCGGACTAATTCAAAACTCCATCGCTCTACCAACTACCGCACCATTTCTCGACCAGAAGAAAGCCATATTTCAGAAACTAAAGCCCATAATCGATGCCACGGGTGCTTCAGGGGTCAATATATTATGTTTACAA GAGGCGTGGATGATGCCTTTTGCCTTTTGCACCCGTGAGAAACGATGGTGTGAATTTGCGGAGCCTGCAGATGGAGAATCGACACAGTTTCTTCAAGGTTTTGCAAGGAAATATAACATGGTCATAGTAAACCCGATACTCGAGAGAGATTTAAAACACGGGGAGACTATCTGGAATACCGCGGTTATAATCGGGAATAACGGTAACATAATCGGCAAGCACAGGAAG AATCACATACCCCGTGTTGGGGATTTTAACGAGAGTACATATTATATGGAGGGCAATACTGGGCACCCTGTGTTTGAGACTGCGTACGGAAAGATCGGTGTCAACATATGCTACGGAAGGCACCATCCGTTAAACTGGTTAGCCTTCGGGTTAAACGGTGCCGAAATCGTCTTTAATCCGTCTGCCACTGTTGGTGAACTCAGTGAGCCAATGTGGCCCATCGAG GCACGAAATGCTGCAATAGCAAATAGTTACTTTGTGGGGTCCATCAACCGGGTGGGGACAGAGGTGTTCCCGAATCCGTTCACATCAGGCGATGGAAAGCCGCAACATGCAGACTTTGGTCATTTCTACGGTTCAAGTCATGTTTCAGCGCCGGACGCTTCGTGTACGCCATCACTTTCAAGGAACAAAGACGGGTTGTTGATATCAGACATGGATCTTAACCTCTGCAGACAGCTAAAGGACAAATGGGGGTTCCGTATGACGGCTAGATACGAGTTATATGCTGACATGCTTTCTCGATATGTGAAGCCTGATTTCGAGCCCCAGGTGGTTTCTGATCCTTTGTTGCCTAAAAATCATTTGTAA
- the LOC110885331 gene encoding GATA transcription factor 24 isoform X2, whose protein sequence is MSETNTNNHHHSSIYESVNLQPANLHHHHHHHQHQHHQHHNNNDVVVQEDDDVAGGAEESIDNPSQIRYDPHHHNNQQQHHGLQEGGMEDMRVTDAEIHPLYVPDAEMHPVSAGGGAAAGVDQLTLSFQGEVYVFDAVSPEKVQAVLLLLGGYEVPTGAPTLGMPPQNHRGLTEFPARSSQPQRAASLSRFREKRKERCFDKKIRYSVRKEVALRMQRKKGQFTSSKAVSDEAGTATSDWNGGPAQDEETICRHCGISSKATPMMRRGPSGPRTLCNACGLKWANKGVLRDLNKVSASGAPDPTGKSIEQVGFLSE, encoded by the exons ATGTCGGAAACCAACACGAACAACCACCATCATTCATCAATCTACGAATCCGTAAACCTACAACCAGCtaatctccaccaccaccaccaccatcatcaacatcaacatcatcaacaccacaataACAACGATGTGGTTGTTCAAGAAGACGATGATGTTGCAGGTGGTGCTGAAGAGTCCATAGATAACCCTAGCCAGATCCGTTACGATCCTCATCATCATAATAATCAGCAGCAGCATCATGGTTTGCAGGAAGGTGGAATGGAGGATATGAGGGTTACGGATGCTGAAATTCACCCCTTGTATGTTCCGGATGCTGAGATGCATCCGGTTAGTGCTGGTGGTGGAGCTGCTGCTGGTGTTGATCAGCTTACACTGTCGTTTCAAGGGGAAGTTTATGTTTTTGATGCTGTTTCGCCCGAAAAG GTGCAAGCTGTGTTGTTGCTATTGGGTGGGTATGAGGTACCAACTGGTGCTCCGACTTTGGGGATGCCTCCTCAAAACCACAGG GGTTTGACTGAATTCCCTGCAAGATCAAGTCAACCACAACGGGCTGCTTCATTGAGTCGGTTCAGAGAAAAGCGAAAAGAAAGATGCTTTGATAAGAAAATCCGTTATAGCGTGCGGAAGGAAGTTGCTCTTAG AATGCAGCGGAAGAAGGGTCAGTTTACATCATCCAAGGCAGTCTCTGATGAAGCAGGTACAGCTACTTCAGATTGGAACGGCGGTCCTGCCCAGGATGAAGAAACAAT ATGTAGACACTGTGGAATCAGCTCAAAGGCTACTCCAATGATGCGTCGTGGGCCTTCTGGCCCGAGAACATTGTGCAATGCATGCGGACTCAAATGGGCCAACAAG GGAGTTCTACGAGACCTTAACAAGGTTTCAGCATCAGGAGCTCCAGACCCTACTGGAAAGTCTATAGAGCAG GTGGGTTTCTTGTCAGAGTGA
- the LOC110885330 gene encoding uncharacterized protein C6C3.02c, which yields MPRKSSGGRPARARPARSAPAPVKQAPPPVPAPSSGGSVLGSIGSTIAEGMAFGGGSAVAHRAVDAVMGPRTIRHETVPAAAPEPAATASSNSDACGMHYKAFQDCINSSGSDISKCQFYMDMLSSCRKSSGLVA from the exons atgcctCGCAAAAGCTCCGGTG GAAGGCCAGCTCGTGCTCGTCCAGCACGCAGCGCTCCAGCACCAG TCAAACAAGCACCCCCTCCTGTCCCTGCCCCGAGCAGTGGTGGATCAGTGCTCGGTAGCATTGGTTCAACCATAGCCGAAG GCATGGCATTTGGCGGTGGGAGTGCTGTTGCTCACAGGGCTGTGGATGCTGTAATGGGTCCTCGTACAATTCGTCATGAAACTGTTCCCGCTGCTGCTCCAGAACCTGCTGCGACAGCCAGCTCTAATTCTGACGCTTGTGGCATGCACTACAAGGCGTTCCAAGAT TGCATTAACAGCTCTGGAAGTGACATTAGCAAGTGCCAGTTTTACATGGATATGCTGTCTAGCTGCAGGAAGAGCTCAGGTCTTGTTGCTTGA